In the genome of Lactuca sativa cultivar Salinas chromosome 3, Lsat_Salinas_v11, whole genome shotgun sequence, the window ttatcaatgcacaaccaactcgtaaccaacaactcatatatctcgttTTAAAGTCTATACAATATTATCGTGTtagatcactcgtgataaattccatgaagtgattcatgtgagcgtgagtttaatccaatacccaaatcctatttcaggagtactcatgaatgttgtagcaaaccattgctatgtctaagcacTCAGACAATCTACAACTCAGTTCATGACATTCTTcattcattacttacttccaaagtatgatcgactgtggacaatttgaatTCCTAATactcaggaagtaaaacatgcaaaatgaaacacaaaataaacaattgacaaaagatagtaaacttactcataaataaatcttccATTACTTAATaatcaaaagtcaattacatttataatgttacaagtttctaactatctatctaatcactcaaactaatatcgtccttcagaccaatgTTCTTTTCATGTTTAACGTGCTTgatcctactcagaccctttgtgaagGGTCTAcaggattctcttctgatgattCCCTCTTGAACACGAGGActccttctactcgatgtctgatgaagtgatattttctatcgatgtgtctggatctaccatgatcccttggttccttggttaaggcaaccactacttcattatcatagaaaatttctatGGGCtccttttgatgggttttaagcactctaacaaccttatggtgcacatacaaccctaaatgttttggatctatgttttctctaattatacatgcaatttgattttccaaagcattttcctaactagcatacaaaacataggtacttgaataaaaaaaaactagttagatgacttaccttttgttgtagcttgttaacttggacctttaagagcctagcaccccaaatgtgatgcctcaaatgcttcacaaaacaccaccaacaatggaggacttgagagagaattacTTGCACAAAATTGGCTCTTATGAACTCCTTGcaccactagtgccgattttaggAGCTTAGGGGATTCTTATATATTGTGGCAAAGTCTAGgcttacatccatgtaaaccctaatagacacgacctttcatattacttaggatccatgggttaaacctccttggactatccatggactaccatattggtttagcccatcctaaataaccataggcccacactataagaatcattgatttaccaaatcaatgcccacacatttaattagtctcttttgatcattaaattaattacaaattaattcttgaccaatactaattaaataatatgatttcacattaatatattagaaattataatatattaataaatcataaataacctcttctcaaatgtccatccttactaattgttctggtgaaatgcaacccaaatggaccatgctactcttgggtcaagtacataccaattatagttattgacttagacaccttatccaacagtctcccacttggataagtctaataactatagcttcTAGtacgacttcaggaaccgactagcaatcatagctcttaaaagcctctgtcaaactctgacatgccatttagataagggatcatataatcctctgttcttacaGATATCAGTCGGAAAAATACATGaaacaacgtcatacttattgtccaacagtttgtttctcgatttccgatttatttgacatagaacttaatcgaacacatcaattgagttttgaccgggcccgacacataagtcaaaacaaaataaatgaggggcccaagatatcgcttttagtcctccaaggactaaaaggaactaATAAACTTCGAtagtatatgcttgtactaactacttgttaaatcatacccaatagtgcgttttataacatcaagttacaaaTGCGGTTTCGCACTATCAgtatacaaccaactcatagtcaacaactcatatatcttggtttgaagacttatatgatattattgtatcaggatcactcgagataaattccatgaagtgatacaagtgagcatgggtttaatccaatactcagaccttatgagcactaatgaatgttgtagcaaactttgctatgtctaatacaccttAGACAATTTACAATaaaaattcatgacagtcttgcctcaatacctacttccaaagtgtgATCGActgtggacagtttgaataatataattattctggaagtcaaaacaagcaaaatgaaacaatagtaaatggtTGATACAAGATAGTagcattacttataaataaaaaacattttatttaatcatcaaatgtcaattacatttcaactattacaagtttctaaaactctgtttaatcattaaaactaatatcgtccttcagcccgttGCGCCTCACATGTTGTAAGTGcgtaaccctactcagtcccttcgtgaggtgATCTGATGGGTTCTCCTATGACGATACCCTCATTGCTACAAGGATTCATTCTTCTATtcaatgtctaatgaagtgatatttacTTTCAATgggtctggatctgccatgatcccttggttccttggctaaggcaaccgcagtctcgctgtcatagaaaatatccataggctcctttgtagctggtacaactccaatgtctccgatgaagttcttcatccatattcCCTCCTTTACCGTTTTGCTTGcttctatgtactctgattcgcacgttgaatcacctaccgtctcctgcttggaacttttccaagttatttctcctccatttagggtaaatacccaacCCGAATAAGAGTgtaaattatctctgtcggtctgaaagacGACATCACTATATCCcgttactctcaagtcatcactcctactgagggtaaggacccagtccttagtcattcataggtacttgagaatgttctttaccgcagtctagtgagccttaccaggattcccttgatatctactgaccatgtttaaagcaaaggccacatcaggacgagtgaaagtcatagcatacatgatcgaaccaactgcggaagcataatgtactcaattcatcttagctatctcagcctctgtactgggactctgagttttacttagtttggtattgccttggatgggtaagtcacctttcttggaatccatcatgttgaaccttttcaacaacttttccaagtaggtactttgactaagtgcAATTAGTCTTGTACTTCTGTctttcaatatccttatccctagaatataggcagcttctccgaggtcctttatagagaaacacttcccaagcaggACTTTGATGGGTATTATAcaaaagaacattcctatgtgcttatacaaaaTCTTAAattcttagatctaggtttctttattgtacatgcaattcatccaagacttgaaaccctaatctagcatacatagaaATCGAAATCTATAATAAACTAGTTTAGATGATACATTTCAATGGTTGCAAGAAtcctttgatcttcaagaagcttagtgtcacaagtgtaacacctctaatggctcacaaacactacAAGCAAGAGAATGAtgtagaggagagaggatgagaggGCAAAAATTGGCTCTAGGGTTCAAAGGAatcaagtggccgattttctaagcctaaggggtctttatatacttgagcttctagggtttcagtcaaaaccctaattggatgacttaggccctaagaaatctgagaaccttctggaataaggcctctaTGGCCGAAATTAAGATGAAATCCTCttaatttcgtccatgcctaATCCATGAGGCTTgtcagcccaatattcaactattacacaattgacagttctggtcccttttatttaattaatgtcttttagccacagaactaattcttaattaattcttgtctaatattaattaaactatatgatttctcttttaatatattattcatataatatattaataaaccttaataacatctctcttcataaatcatcctatcaagttgctttggtgaaggcaacccaaaagaaccatgcacaactgagtcaagtacttaccaaatatagttacaggcttagacactaatccaacaaacttaatctcctgcaaggttggaatgtcatttcctatgagtagtatgtcatcaacatacaacactAGGAAGCTAAATGTACTCCTACTAGCCttaacatacacacatgactcatcctcgcttctcgaaaaaccaaattTCTTTTACTTTCTCATCGAAGTAAAGATTCCATCTGAAAGATGCTTGTttgaatccataaatggatttctcaagcttatacactctattagggtattttgcatTGACAAAcccctctggttgactcatgacatcctcagccaactttccattaaggaaagtggtttttgacatccatttgtcatatttcataatcatgaaatgcagctatggctagcataaccctaatagacttaatctttgccattggcaagaaggtctcatcatagtcaactcctagaGTTTAAGTAAAGCTCTTCGCAACCAgttgtgccttatatgtgtgtactttcccatccatgtcggtcttctccttgaagatccatttgcacccgactgtcttacgacccggtacattctcaaccaagttccaaacttgattgtcatacatggactgaatttcactgtctatagcctctttccatttagcagacttagggcctgctatggcttccttgtagttattaggctcatccaaatttatcagggtcacccatcctggtactactcccgcccaagcacgcttaactacagagttcttatgggatatgCTGCCCTCACGggtttaaaacgcgttgtgatagggaaggtatccacaccccttataaggaatgcttagttctccttcctagCCGAtatgggatcagatctaaccaaCTTtcacccccattatagggttcgacgtccccgtcgaacacatcgacccgtgccctggctctaataccatttgtaacatcctcctctggcacgtatcacaatattgtctgctttgggccactcggcacgaggacttcctagggggtcacccatcctggtactactcccgcccaagcacgcttaactgcagagttcttatgggatctgctgccctcacgactttaaaatgcgttgtgatagtgaaggtatccacaccccttataaggaatgcttagttctccttcccagccgatgtgggatcagatctaacccactttcaccaaCATccacattttcacggccagaaaagaccgattttgtttatgctttgtttgaaaatcagagtaacattttaaataaaagtgttgcgaaatttgtcccaaaacaaaatatgataaagatttatcaaaagcatttccaaggaaatgtatttcattaaaagacttgggatgtcatgttcgatatagatcaaaagcataaacagtacaatataagtctTACTACATTATTTTGTATCGACAGGtgtatatccgtaatccctcatccaaaacatcacatctatgctcatgcgccactacctgtaatacaagaaactgagtaggtcaggctggggagcctggtgagcacatagggtttttcaacccacaataaataagtttattaatttcatcaatcaacaataacccgattacctgttcccgttatcctcactttacgtccctaaacacctatcataagggacctagcctaaggatcatcatcgggatggacgcaattgctaaggggattcctcagtaataaatgtccttaaggcaaccatgtgggggatggagtacaccggtgaacacatcgttcgcaacacctacaagttgcgagcctgctagtgttccactggactgtctagaagagtccgtggtcgtcatccatactccgctagatgacagaatgaacaacatcaacatcgaggcctctcatcattttatcacacatcacctattacatctaccaatgttttatcccaacattttcgtagatataaaatacatatacagtttaaatcattgaaaacatgtataaaaacgttcatctagcatagatagcaagtattcagataatatgcacacataggacgtaatttatataaaatacttcatatctatgtgtaagctgaaagtaactatgcactcacctgaaaggtggtgactcagtactcggacatcgcttcgatactctcaaaacaattttcctttgataaaacctagtaccaataccactagggtttagtctaacgataaccgcgacaaattaatagtctgactattattataattatataagcgttaataacactcaatataactcataataatagcccaaataattattttaaggacctaataacattactataattatttgaaagttatattaaaaattgcgtaagcgtagctcacttacagtggattttaaagaaaaccggaactttatttggagtagcgtttcgaaaccgaaataccctttttctcgggactccgggagcctcggggcttctttagggtgctaggggatcacctaggcttaggggagggttaaaacccttagagagagaaagaaactagagagagaataagaaatggtgtgaaaaatgcggagaccctcacccctttttataccctgggaggcctcggactacgctgggcgtaatccttggctacgcgggaCGTAACTTCGGATAAGCATGCCACCTTGGTTCCAGCTGTCTCGCACACCGGTCGGATAGGAAGCgaaggtacgctaggcgtactaatCTCGAACACGGGGCGTAATGCGAGGCTacgtgtcatcatccgaagcgagaCCGTGCTCAGCAAGCGACGGCTGAGATTTGGCCACGTCAGCAACTTCGAAATCAGCTTCGCAAATTCAAgtgcaaactttaaaaattcataactttcgcgtacgagctctattttcgacgtttttttatatccacgtgaaggtgggaacgtactctacaactttcatttagacttcgtcagctaattttgactcgattttaaattttatattattaacaggccgggacaggattgatccgttaaatcctcataacttcttcatccgacgtccgttttcgcccatcttttttttgttacgctactattaacgagatcttcgattctcgtttaggttgtgtcggctaaaaaccgctcgatctaatattcgaatttcgggctgtacactgctaatccgaaacttcgaaaaatcataacttcctcatacgaagtcagatttgggcgttctttttatcgaagctcttagtttaacataaacTACGCCTTTTGTTaggatctctaaggctaaatcaagcagtggtatcaacgcagagtactcgcttctcggtatcgtgccggttatgtcgcgaaacttcgacgggtcataacttcttcgttataactcggatttcggcattctttgtattcccggaatccttgtttcgaccactacaactttatataaagatatcgggcttatctcacactttaattttgatgcttatttttattctttattaattatatatttataattaaataataagcacataaatacacataattcacataacactcaaatatttcatctttattacttcaaaaagagttacaatagttgacctagactattacattgtcaaaaatgcttagccctgaaacccggacgTTACACGGCGTATGCCCCACAGTACTCCCCCTCAGTCATGCTCTTCCTCACAATATTTAACCTCCTCCCATTCCTACAAACCGTTGTCAACGCTGTCCGAAAATACTTGAAACCCAAACCCTCAAAACTCACTCTCGTTTTTCGAGAAAAAGACGACATGTCCCCAAACTAGATGTTCGATGCCGCCGAAGTCTTCCTTTGTTCCAGAGTCAACATCGATTCCAAACGTGTCATGTGATTGTTCAATATTATTTCTTCTTAGCTTTATATATTTTGATTTCGAGCCTTATTAAATATGTTATCTTTCCTTGATTCTAGGATAACTAAAAACTTGAAAGACGACCAAATCAATGTCAAGTTTGCAAAATCGGAGACGATAGAAGATTCGTTTGAGGGAATCTCAGTTGCATGAAAGTACGTCATCGTGGCGCCTAAGGAAAAGACTAACGGTGGTCAAACcccgaaaaaaaaaattcatcaagttgaaattagagaaagaatacaaatagaaaataataaattcctACCTGCCATGGATCATTAAAAAAGCTAAGGAACTCGAAAACAAGAAAAAAATTCATAAAGCTTCATAACCTACAAGGCTACTGCAGCGGTTATGATAAGAAGCAATCAGTAAATCTCGATCATCCATCAACCTTTGATACATTAGCTATGGATCCGATTATGAAAAAGAACATCATTGACGATTTGGATTTGTTTTTACAAAGGAAGGATTTTTACAAGAAAGTAGGGAAGGCGTGGAAGAGAGGTTATCTACTGTATGGTCCGCCGAGAACTGGGAAATCGAGTTTGATTGCTGCCATGGCGAATTACCTGAAGTTTGATATATATGATCTACAATTGAATAATGTTGTGAGTGATTCTTGTTTGAAGAAAATGATGTTAAACACATCGAATCGATCCATTATTGTGATCGAAGATATTGATTGTAGCAAACAAACGCATGATCGGAAGAGAACAAGCTCTTCCTCCTGCACATCTCCTGTTCAACCTAAACGTTTTTCCCAGGTTTGTTTATTTAACTTCCTTTTTGCTACTTTACCCCTGGATAGGAATTAGGATGATTTTGTTTCTTTTCTTGTTGTGTAGTTTTCTTTATCGGGACTTTTAAACTTCATAGATGGGTTATGGTCGTGTTGTGGGGATGAACGTATCATAATCTTTACAACGAACCACAAAAAAAGACTCGATCCAGCATTGCTTCGACCAGGAAGGATGGATGTGCACATTCACATGTCGTATTTGACCATTGATGGGTTCAAAACACTAGCGGCTAACTATCTCAACATTCTTGACCACCATTGGAGATTTACTGAGATCGAAGATTTACTCAGTGGCACCAAGGTCACACCCGTGGAGGTGGCGGAGGAACTCATGAAATCTGATGATCAAGAGGTTGTGTTGGAAGGAGTTGTTAAGTTTTTGCAACGGAAGAAGACAGAAGAGGATGCAGCGAAGGAGCGAATTAATAAGGGTAAAGATGCAGTTCTTGAagttgaagaaaagaagaaaaaaattgaTGCAGAGAAGGAAAAAATTGAATCGAGTGGATAGTATCTAAAACAATTTTATTTTGCTAAATTTAATCATCAATCAGAGGTTGGTTAACATGTTAGAAACAAATATATTTCTAGTTATTGGTATTATGCTATGGGGTAGTTTTGATCATGAGGAACCTTAGTTATGCGTGTGTCCTATCTTTTTAAtccaaaaagaagaaaaaagaaagaaacatTGACAAAAAATCTAACTTTTGTTGGTTTGGTTGTTGGAAAACAACCAAAACCTTTGGTCCTTAATATTGTCGGTAAAGACAATGATAATGATGGAACTAATTAAAGACAAGTTCATATTGGTAATGTTGTTTGACACACTTTTTGAGTTGTTCGACGCACAACATTTCGTTGACGTTACACAGGGAGAGGGGTGGGTTGATCCACGTTGCGTCAGGGAAGGGGTTCATCCGATATATGTGTGAGAGAGGTGAGAGAACTATTTGATGACGGTTGCTTTATCGGAAACTTCTGGTTTTTGTTTAGAGATCCTTAAGAATAAGGGAAACTGTGAGATTATGGTCACATATATTGATGAAGAAACATTGTGCAAAAATGAATTTTAGATGAACAGTTTTTGCATAGTATGATTCTCTAGGTCATTGTGATCTTTAACAATAGTAAGGGGACGTGTTTTTGGTATGATTCTTTTGGAATTAAAAggaattaaaaactaaaatcaaGAGGAAACGTATTCAGTTTATCAAATGAATGGAACTAGATTTCCATAATAACAATTTGATTCTTTAATTAAAAGATTTCAAATTCTTCCATCCTTCAACAAGATTCTAAATTCAATTTCTTATCTtttgttttaaattaaattaCTACTGCCCTTCTATTATTTATGCgtgaaatcaaaaaaaaaaaatcaactctTTGATTTTCATATCTTCTTCGATTACATCTTCATTGATTATATATTAGGTTACAACCCATGGAAACTACGGGTagaaaatttataaaacatttataattattattaagaaTTTTTGTTTTAGGTATTTTCTCCATTAATAGTTGGTGAAGCTACTTAAAATAACATTAGGAAGACTTTATGTATGGACGATATAAAGAAATTAAGTTAATTTACATCATTTGTGTATATAAGTGGTTATCCGTTGAAATACTAATCATACATTCTGTTAGATACAAATATTGGTGATTCAAATGATATGTTCAAGAAGATTCAACTAATAACTAAGAACCTCAACATGTAGCCATGCCATGAAATACAAAGGGCTAGCCAACAAATGATAAGAAGGGCACGCACGTGAAGCAAGGGGATGGAGGGCAGCCGTTCGGCGATTGAGGACCGCACATATCAAAGATAAAGAATATGAAAACCGAGACTATTTAAGTAGAACTCGGATATACTGACCGGGAGGCCGAGTTGAAAGTTGCCCATAAGATAAGATAAGACTGCCTAGGACTTCCTATTATTGCTTCTAAGTGAAAGGTTGCCAGCAACAATATACTGAAGGCATTCAGACTCATTACCTTTCTTAGGTCTCATTGAGACTCCCTTTTAGAAAGAGAAATGAACAAGAACTTAACTCATCCGGAAACGTGATTCTATATCCTGTAAGTTAGTTTAAGGACAAAATCACCGCACTAATGCTGGAGGATTGTGTCTCCCGAAGAGATTTCATACTATCGGATTCGGATAGTGCGAAGATGCCAGTTCCACCGCAAAAGGGGGCCGCTTTCTTCCCCCCAAAAATGCCAGTTCCACCATCAGGGCCCAGCAAGCACCATAATTATGTTCCGAGGCTGCGTTTCATTCCAACAACAGTAGTCTATGGTTCGAAGCGCCTTTTCCTTAAGCATTTCTTTCTCCATCTAAGGTCAGGGAGGAACCTGAGGGAAAAACCGCTTTCTTACCGGAAGAAAGAGGGAGCCGCCCGTCCTGGGAAACGAAGTACGCTTTGGTTGTGATTAAATTATGTTATCTTGTTAACTTGAACTCCGGAATAGGATATAAAACTTGACAGTAAAATGGGAAAAATCTCACCATTATTGTTTATGAATTATAGTTTTTCTTTATTTGGTGATACGTATGAATTGCTTCTAAAGTAAAAATATACTTATTAATCGTATTTGCAATGTATAAGGGTGTTGATGTtgatgtttgtttgttttttttgttttattattattattattattattattattattattattttgccgAAATCACATATGAGGCATAGGATTTGATACAAATGATTGCATACACATAGAGGATTGTATACCAAACATATTCATTGTGCATTAAATATTTTCGTGAAGTAAATAGAAAACAAATATGGAATCATATTCTGAAAAATAAGATGAAGGGCATTATGGTCAATTCATAATAATCAAAAGATGAATCTAGAGAAATGATATGTGTACAAAAGGTTTCATTTATTAGATAGATAGATTTGAACAAATAGTTTCCAAAAAATCAACATTTTGCTCTCTTTTTTCTGTTCTTAATTTTCCTTATTTTTATATTTCTAAATGAAGTTAGACACATTAATGTACATAAGTATCTTTCATAACGGGTTTAGGAGTAACCACCAAGTTACTCCCAACACCTCATTTAGAACTTTTCAAGtatatgttttaatttttaaatatgattttatataacGATGTTTCagattctttttattttattaaacaaAACACGAAAAGACATGATTTCATAAAAAATTAGAAGATGCATATTTTATTAGTAATAATACATTTATAATATAGAAACATGGGTCTACggttcatattatttgcatgatcGAATTGATAATAGATCGAATAAATTGTTAAaataatgtaaaatattgttgtaTGATTAATTAAGTATAGTAGagtattatataaataaattaagtTGCGTTACCAAAATTAGTTGGAAGTTGTTAGTTAATAGCAATTTGATGACACTTGATAACTTGAAGCAGAAAGTTATAGATTTTATTTGTAAA includes:
- the LOC111889176 gene encoding AAA-ATPase At5g17760-like; translation: IPTCHGSLKKLRNSKTRKKFIKLHNLQGYCSGYDKKQSVNLDHPSTFDTLAMDPIMKKNIIDDLDLFLQRKDFYKKVGKAWKRGYLLYGPPRTGKSSLIAAMANYLKFDIYDLQLNNVVSDSCLKKMMLNTSNRSIIVIEDIDCSKQTHDRKRTSSSSCTSPVQPKRFSQFSLSGLLNFIDGLWSCCGDERIIIFTTNHKKRLDPALLRPGRMDVHIHMSYLTIDGFKTLAANYLNILDHHWRFTEIEDLLSGTKVTPVEVAEELMKSDDQEVVLEGVVKFLQRKKTEEDAAKERINKGKDAVLEVEEKKKKIDAEKEKIESSG